One region of Polaribacter pectinis genomic DNA includes:
- a CDS encoding YkgJ family cysteine cluster protein, with translation MQTTKLTSKSILPLTCSRSGTCCFGKAVMLNPWELLCFSKEKKVTPREFRDLYSEFGGIRLRFDGKEDKKGQKACSQYIDGVGCSVHLGRPLACRLYPLGRQIQFNETQYIYEGNTFPCLNDCSEVLKLPKLSVGDYLKGQEADLFEKAQDEYLIIMQNIADIAFELLLDSGLSASGDTKTLKIWKEIGNELPEELAQRIGKDWLDSLMLPEITIETENPVTFAKKHNDLLLLKAQESFGSIQTLQELHEASVLMIGVALHLAKGLGADTKGIAEHWIETAKSHGAKE, from the coding sequence ATGCAAACAACTAAATTAACTTCCAAAAGTATATTACCACTTACCTGCTCTAGATCTGGAACATGCTGTTTTGGCAAAGCTGTAATGTTAAATCCTTGGGAATTATTGTGCTTTAGTAAAGAGAAAAAAGTTACACCTAGAGAGTTTCGAGATCTTTATAGTGAATTTGGAGGAATTCGATTACGTTTTGACGGAAAAGAAGATAAAAAAGGGCAAAAAGCATGTAGCCAATATATAGATGGAGTTGGTTGCAGTGTTCATCTTGGTCGCCCATTAGCTTGTCGTTTGTACCCTTTAGGTCGACAAATACAATTTAATGAAACACAATATATTTACGAAGGAAATACATTTCCTTGTTTAAATGATTGCTCTGAAGTATTAAAACTACCAAAATTAAGTGTTGGCGATTATCTTAAAGGACAAGAAGCAGATTTATTCGAAAAAGCGCAAGACGAATATTTAATAATTATGCAAAATATTGCAGATATTGCTTTTGAATTACTTTTAGATTCAGGATTATCTGCATCTGGAGATACCAAAACACTAAAAATTTGGAAGGAAATTGGAAATGAACTTCCAGAAGAATTAGCACAAAGAATTGGCAAAGATTGGCTAGATAGTTTAATGCTACCAGAAATAACTATAGAAACAGAAAACCCAGTAACGTTTGCAAAAAAACACAATGATTTACTATTATTAAAAGCCCAAGAAAGTTTTGGGAGTATACAAACACTACAAGAACTTCATGAAGCTTCAGTTTTAATGATTGGTGTGGCGTTACATTTGGCAAAAGGTTTAGGTGCAGATACAAAAGGGATTGCAGAACATTGGATTGAAACTGCTAAAAGCCACGGTGCAAAAGAATAA
- a CDS encoding PspC domain-containing protein, with translation MNKTININLGGFFFHIDEVAYQKLNRYLASISKSLSDDPQGKNEIIADIEARISELLSEKITDARQVVNEGDIDDIIVIMGQPEDYAEAEESYNDASYSYKRNSASGKKLFRDGDDKFLGGVASGIAHYFDVDAIWIRLGLLALFFGAGFGFLIYIILWILLPEAKTTAEKLQMEGEPVNIDNIEKKIREEFGNVSDSVRNVANQASEKIKDGANEFSEKMSKLFQQRQRKIMAYKIF, from the coding sequence ATGAATAAGACAATAAATATAAATTTAGGCGGATTTTTCTTCCACATAGACGAAGTCGCCTACCAGAAACTGAATAGATATTTAGCTTCGATTTCTAAATCGTTAAGCGATGATCCTCAAGGAAAAAATGAAATTATTGCAGATATAGAAGCTAGAATTAGCGAACTTTTATCAGAAAAAATTACAGATGCAAGACAAGTTGTAAATGAAGGTGATATCGATGATATTATTGTAATTATGGGACAACCAGAAGATTATGCAGAAGCTGAAGAATCTTACAACGATGCAAGTTATTCTTATAAAAGAAACAGCGCTTCAGGAAAAAAATTATTTAGAGATGGTGATGATAAATTTTTAGGTGGGGTTGCCTCTGGAATTGCACATTATTTCGATGTTGATGCCATTTGGATTCGTCTTGGATTATTAGCCTTATTCTTTGGAGCAGGTTTTGGGTTCTTAATCTACATAATTCTTTGGATTTTGTTACCAGAAGCAAAAACTACTGCAGAAAAATTGCAGATGGAAGGAGAACCTGTAAATATTGATAATATTGAGAAAAAAATTCGTGAAGAGTTTGGTAATGTTTCTGATAGCGTTAGAAATGTTGCAAACCAAGCATCAGAAAAAATAAAAGATGGTGCCAACGAATTTTCAGAAAAAATGAGCAAACTTTTTCAGCAAAGACAAAGAAAAATAATGGCTTACAAGATTTTCTAA
- a CDS encoding head GIN domain-containing protein, which translates to MKNSITKIIAILFVASVFSSCGVDMFNRVNGNRNVVTEERKASDNFTGIKVSTGIDLYITQGSKNKITIEADENLHDIIRTDIEDGVLKIYSEKNIWKAKARKVYVTITNLDLLKATSGSDVYSENVIKTDEISISATSGADIRIAVDAVSVETSSTSGADIKISGTTTNHASSATSGASIEAYDLESKNTIAKATSGADINIYASVNLEAKATSGGDIDFRGNPKKINKKSTSGGSVSAR; encoded by the coding sequence ATGAAAAATTCAATCACAAAAATTATAGCAATTCTATTTGTAGCAAGCGTTTTCTCTTCTTGTGGAGTAGATATGTTTAACCGCGTAAACGGAAACAGAAATGTAGTTACAGAAGAACGAAAAGCATCAGATAATTTTACTGGAATTAAAGTAAGTACAGGAATAGATTTGTACATAACACAAGGTTCTAAAAATAAAATTACCATAGAAGCAGATGAAAATTTGCACGATATTATAAGAACGGATATCGAAGATGGCGTTTTAAAAATATATTCTGAAAAGAATATTTGGAAAGCAAAAGCCAGGAAAGTATATGTTACAATTACAAATTTAGACCTATTAAAAGCAACAAGTGGTAGCGATGTTTATAGTGAAAATGTAATAAAAACAGACGAAATTTCAATTTCCGCAACAAGTGGTGCAGACATTAGAATTGCAGTTGATGCTGTAAGTGTAGAAACGAGTTCAACAAGTGGTGCTGATATTAAAATTTCTGGTACAACAACAAATCATGCTTCTAGTGCAACAAGTGGTGCTTCAATTGAAGCCTATGATTTAGAAAGTAAAAACACTATTGCGAAAGCAACAAGTGGTGCAGATATAAATATTTATGCATCAGTAAACTTGGAAGCAAAAGCAACAAGTGGTGGAGATATCGATTTTAGAGGAAATCCGAAAAAAATAAACAAAAAATCTACTTCTGGCGGAAGCGTATCTGCAAGATAG
- a CDS encoding PadR family transcriptional regulator has translation MKIENTKAQMRKGVLEYCILSILKHGDAYTSEILSTLKSAEMIVVEGTIYPLLTRLKNAGLLTYRWEESTSGPPRKYYVLTENGGMFLKELDKTWGNLIKSVNQVISKKPTTDE, from the coding sequence ATGAAAATAGAAAACACAAAAGCACAAATGCGAAAAGGTGTTTTAGAATACTGTATTTTATCCATCTTAAAACATGGAGACGCATACACTTCTGAAATTCTTTCCACGCTAAAAAGTGCAGAAATGATTGTGGTTGAGGGAACCATATATCCGTTATTAACTCGCCTAAAAAACGCAGGTTTATTAACGTACAGATGGGAAGAATCTACCTCTGGACCACCAAGAAAATATTACGTTTTAACAGAAAACGGCGGCATGTTTTTAAAAGAATTAGATAAAACATGGGGTAATTTAATAAAATCAGTAAACCAAGTAATTAGCAAAAAACCAACTACAGATGAATAA
- a CDS encoding DUF2721 domain-containing protein codes for MEQLTLTTPALLFSAISLIMLAYTNRFLAYASVIRNLHDKYLKEHDDSLLRQIKNLKLRLNLTRWMQIFGITSLLFCVLTMFLIYVNQQMIAVYIFGSALILLIISLALLIREIQISAEALKHHIADIEEHLQNKK; via the coding sequence ATGGAACAACTAACACTTACTACACCTGCGCTTTTATTTTCTGCAATTTCTTTAATTATGCTTGCATATACAAACCGATTTTTAGCCTATGCATCTGTAATTAGAAACTTACATGATAAATATTTAAAAGAACATGACGACTCTTTATTAAGACAAATAAAGAATTTAAAACTCCGTTTAAATTTAACAAGATGGATGCAGATTTTTGGTATTACAAGTCTGTTATTTTGTGTTTTAACAATGTTCTTGATTTATGTAAATCAACAAATGATAGCAGTTTATATTTTTGGATCTGCGCTTATTTTATTAATTATTTCTTTGGCACTTTTAATTAGAGAAATTCAAATTTCTGCGGAAGCATTAAAACATCATATTGCAGATATTGAAGAACATTTACAGAATAAGAAATAA
- a CDS encoding M15 family metallopeptidase: protein MIKKIVLLFIFVCFSTLSAQLPKGFVYLSNIDATIKSELRYFSNNNFIGKPIDGYNNNCVIVTLETAKKLEKIQKILIKKNLSLKIFDAYRPQQAVNHFVKWAKVLNDTLMKKEYYPKIPKSQLFNLGYIASKSGHTRGSTVDLTIIDLKTGKELDMGSPYDFFGEQSHPYFSDISKKQKENRFYLRKIMLANGFRPYDNEWWHFTLNNEPFPKTYFNFPIE, encoded by the coding sequence ATGATTAAAAAAATAGTATTGCTTTTTATTTTTGTATGTTTTTCAACATTAAGTGCACAACTTCCAAAAGGTTTTGTGTATTTATCTAATATTGATGCTACTATTAAATCTGAATTACGTTATTTTTCAAACAACAATTTTATAGGTAAACCAATTGATGGTTACAACAATAACTGTGTAATTGTAACTTTAGAAACTGCTAAAAAATTAGAGAAAATTCAAAAAATTTTAATCAAAAAAAACTTAAGTTTAAAAATATTTGATGCTTACAGACCTCAACAAGCTGTTAATCATTTTGTGAAATGGGCAAAAGTTTTGAATGATACTCTAATGAAAAAGGAATACTATCCAAAAATTCCGAAATCACAATTATTTAATCTTGGTTATATAGCTTCAAAATCTGGTCACACAAGAGGTAGCACAGTAGATTTAACTATTATAGACTTAAAAACTGGCAAAGAATTAGATATGGGAAGTCCTTATGATTTTTTTGGCGAACAATCACATCCGTATTTTAGTGATATATCAAAAAAACAAAAAGAAAATCGTTTTTATTTACGTAAAATTATGCTAGCAAACGGGTTCCGTCCTTATGACAATGAATGGTGGCATTTTACTTTAAATAATGAGCCGTTTCCTAAAACTTATTTTAATTTTCCTATTGAATAA
- a CDS encoding nuclear transport factor 2 family protein has product MNSFFDAFKGSLIIKILIAIIMFLFSLITNAQVDKNTELYKTLKSKDSIIFERAFNKCETEKLEPIIAENFEFYHDVAGVQNKNEFVEAVKVNLCTNPGIFSRELDESTLEVFELKNNGKRYGAIQRGKHIFFITENNKIHKTGTALFTHIWILEKNIWKLKRVLSFNHKDATE; this is encoded by the coding sequence ATGAATTCTTTTTTTGACGCTTTTAAAGGTTCTCTGATTATAAAAATTCTAATCGCAATTATTATGTTTTTATTTTCTCTTATCACAAATGCACAAGTTGACAAAAACACAGAGTTATACAAAACTTTAAAATCTAAAGACAGCATTATTTTTGAAAGAGCATTTAACAAATGTGAAACCGAAAAACTAGAACCAATTATTGCAGAAAATTTTGAATTTTATCATGATGTTGCAGGAGTTCAGAATAAGAATGAATTTGTAGAGGCTGTAAAAGTTAATCTTTGTACAAACCCTGGTATATTTTCAAGAGAATTAGATGAATCTACTTTAGAAGTTTTTGAATTAAAAAATAATGGTAAACGTTATGGAGCAATTCAAAGAGGAAAGCATATTTTTTTTATCACAGAAAACAATAAAATACATAAAACAGGAACAGCTCTTTTTACTCATATCTGGATTCTTGAAAAAAATATCTGGAAATTAAAAAGAGTATTAAGTTTTAATCATAAAGATGCCACAGAATAA
- a CDS encoding DUF1206 domain-containing protein, translating to MIKFVRKTGIITKGIVYSLIGVLTFLAAINFGGKISGKNEVITFLQEQLFGAILLIILSLGLYAYSFWKFYSAFLDGKKEGTDKAGILKRIGYFFSGLIYGFFSTSIILKVFSLSSNSNTKQSVTQNLMSSNGGVIILYIVAVILAAVGIYQIYKGYTKSFLDDIKISSKIESKKMLEKVGYFGFIARGISFLIFAFFVFTALNNNQTHAVRGLEGVFNFLQTFTWGNILMGIMSLGFLCYGIYQYFLARYSSIY from the coding sequence ATGATAAAATTCGTTAGAAAAACTGGCATTATTACAAAAGGTATTGTTTATTCACTTATTGGTGTATTAACTTTTTTAGCTGCAATCAATTTTGGGGGAAAAATCTCTGGAAAAAATGAAGTTATAACTTTTTTACAAGAACAATTATTTGGTGCTATTTTGCTAATTATTTTATCTCTAGGTCTCTATGCTTATAGTTTTTGGAAATTTTATTCAGCTTTTTTAGACGGCAAAAAAGAAGGAACAGATAAAGCTGGAATATTAAAGAGAATTGGATACTTTTTTAGTGGTTTAATTTATGGTTTCTTTTCTACTTCTATAATTTTAAAAGTATTTAGTTTAAGCTCAAATTCAAATACGAAACAATCTGTTACACAAAATCTAATGTCTTCAAATGGAGGAGTTATAATTTTGTACATAGTTGCCGTAATTTTAGCTGCTGTTGGTATTTATCAAATTTATAAAGGTTACACAAAAAGCTTTTTAGATGACATAAAAATTTCTTCTAAAATTGAATCTAAAAAAATGTTAGAAAAAGTTGGCTATTTTGGCTTTATAGCTCGTGGAATTTCTTTTTTAATATTCGCTTTTTTTGTTTTTACGGCTTTAAATAATAATCAAACCCATGCAGTTAGAGGACTTGAAGGTGTTTTTAATTTCTTACAAACATTTACGTGGGGAAATATTTTAATGGGAATTATGTCTTTAGGTTTTTTGTGCTACGGGATTTACCAATATTTCTTGGCGAGATATAGTTCTATTTATTAA